CTGCCGGGCAACAACTACCACGTCTATGACTATAGTCTGTTCTGGGCCAATATCCGGGCCGACGCGGCGCGGCGGTTGACCGCGTTCGAGGCGAAATGAGCGTCGCGTGATAACCACCGATCGCACCACCTTCCGCGACGCGCTTCCGAGCGGCGGTCGCCTGATCGGCCTCGATGTCGGCACCAAGACGATCGGCACGGCTTTATGCGATGCAGGCTGGAGCTTCGCTTCTCCTGCTACGCTGATCCGCCGCACCAAGTTTCAAAAGGACAAGCTCGCGCTCGCCGCACTGATCGCCCAACAGCAGGTCAAGGGCATCGTTATCGGCCTGCCGCTCAACCTGACCGATGGCAGCGAAAGCCCGCGCAGCCAGTCGAGCCGCGCCTTTGCCCGCAACATGGAGGATCTCGGCCTGCCGATCTTCCTGCAGGACGAGCGCTGGTCGACTCAGGCGGTGACCCGCACCCTGATCGAACAGGATGCGAGCCGCGCCAA
This portion of the Sphingomonas sp. So64.6b genome encodes:
- the ruvX gene encoding Holliday junction resolvase RuvX, whose amino-acid sequence is MITTDRTTFRDALPSGGRLIGLDVGTKTIGTALCDAGWSFASPATLIRRTKFQKDKLALAALIAQQQVKGIVIGLPLNLTDGSESPRSQSSRAFARNMEDLGLPIFLQDERWSTQAVTRTLIEQDASRAKRAELVDKMAAAYILQGAIDALVAS